A single window of Nicotiana tomentosiformis chromosome 1, ASM39032v3, whole genome shotgun sequence DNA harbors:
- the LOC104103976 gene encoding putative pentatricopeptide repeat-containing protein At3g25970 has translation MRLLHSLAESAASLSKLAAAHCRAIKLASISDTYTATNILNGYTKCREIGTALKLFDEIPHKDTASWNIMVSGYVNSGKFHGAWLFLNLMKEHGFCLNDYTFGSILKGIASNGFLSLGQQVHCDVVKMGYVGNVYSASALLDMYAKCGKVDDANKVFQRMPERNYVSWNAIIAGYAGKGDIEYCFWLLRGMEREGMQLDDGTFSPLLTLLNEERFYKLTMQVHAKVENLGLGSQVKVVNALIAAYSQCGSIESAQIVFDCAISCRDLVTWNSMLAAYLEHDEEKQAFELFLDMERLGLEMDSYTYTSIISGCFEDRYNSQGKCLHALIIKRGLENVTIISNALISMYAKSCTNYMDDALSVFGNLDVKDSVSWNSILTGLSQKGWSEIAFKVFSKMRVEHLEMDEYSFSATLRSCSDLATLQFGQQIHALALKLSSESYKYVSSALILMYSNCGIIEDAWKSFEVSPKESSISWNSIMFAYAQHGQGKLVLDLFFLMKQSEAKLDHITFVAVLTACSHIGLVEEGRHFFKSMEADFGIVPRMEHYACAIDLLGRAGRLEEAKELVKGMPFDPDAMVLRTLLGVCRSSGDTEYASEVASRLLELEPGEHSTYVLLSDMYRQIKKWDKIANIKRLMRERSVSKVPGWSWIELQNEVHAFNAEDLSHPRCREIYSKLRELTDEIMFSESENASGLTVSMADLESVV, from the coding sequence ATGAGGCTATTGCACTCACTCGCTGAATCAGCGGCATCCTTGTCAAAACTTGCGGCAGCCCATTGTCGAGCCATCAAATTAGCAAGCATCAGTGATACATACACTGCCACTAACATCTTAAACGGGTACACAAAATGCAGGGAGATTGGTACTGCTCTCAAGCTGTTCGACGAAATTCCCCACAAAGATACTGCGTCTTGGAACATCATGGTTTCTGGATACGTCAATTCTGGGAAGTTTCATGGTGCTTGGCTGTTCCTTAATCTGATGAAAGAACATGGCTTTTGCTTAAATGACTATACTTTTGGAAGCATACTAAAGGGTATTGCTTCTAATGGCTTCTTGTCCTTAGGCCAACAGGTACATTGTGATGTGGTTAAAATGGGCTATGTGGGGAATGTTTATTCTGCCAGTGCTCTGTTGGACATGTACGCTAAGTGTGGCAAAGTTGACGATGCAAACAAAGTGTTCCAACGCATGCCTGAACGTAATTATGTCTCATGGAATGCTATAATAGCAGGGTATGCAGGGAagggtgatatagaatattgtTTTTGGTTGTTGAGAGGTATGGAACGAGAGGGTATGCAACTTGATGATGGCACGTTCTCTCCGCTTTTAACATTGCTTAATGAGGAAAGGTTTTACAAGTTGACAATGCAGGTTCATGCAAAAGTTGAAAATCTTGGTTTAGGTAGTCAAGTCAAAGTGGTCAATGCTCTAATCGCTGCATATTCCCAGTGTGGGAGTATTGAAAGTGCACAAATTGTTTTTGACTGTGCTATTAGTTGCAGAGATTTGGTAACGTGGAATTCAATGCTAGCAGCTTATTTAGAACATGATGAGGAGAAGCAGGCATTTGAACTATTCTTGGACATGGAAAGGCTTGGGTTGGAAATGGATTCTTATACTTATACTAGTATAATAAGTGGTTGTTTCGAGGATAGATATAACAGTCAAGGAAAGTGTTTGCATGCTTTGATTATTAAGAGAGGACTGGAAAATGTAACTATAATCTCGAATGCATTGATTTCCATGTATGCCAAATCATGCACAAACTATATGGATGATGCACTGTCAGTATTTGGAAACCTGGATGTAAAGGATTCTGTTTCTTGGAATTCCATTTTGACCGGATTGTCACAAAAGGGTTGGAGTGAAATTGCTTTCAAAGTTTTTTCGAAAATGAGGGTGGAACACCTTGAGATGGATGAGTATTCCTTTTCCGCCACCCTTAGGTCTTGCTCAGATTTGGCTACTCTTCAATTCGGTCAACAAATTCATGCCTTGGCACTAAAACTGAGCTCCGAGTCATATAAGTATGTTAGCAGTGCTTTGATACTTATGTATTCCAATTGTGGAATCATTGAAGATGCTTGGAAGTCCTTTGAAGTTTCTCCTAAAGAGAGTTCAATATCTTGGAACTCGATCATGTTTGCTTATGCACAACATGGACAAGGTAAACTTGTTCTTGACCTCTTCTTCCTAATGAAACAAAGTGAAGCGAAGCTAGACCATATAACTTTTGTGGCAGTCTTGACTGCATGTAGTCACATTGGTCTCGTTGAAGAAGGTCGCCATTTTTTCAAATCTATGGAGGCTGATTTTGGAATTGTTCCAAGAATGGAACACTATGCTTGTGCAATTGATCTACTTGGGCGGGCTGGACGTCTTGAGGAGGCAAAGGAGCTGGTTAAAGGGATGCCATTTGATCCGGATGCGATGGTTTTGAGAACTCTACTCGGTGTCTGTCGGTCATCTGGTGATACTGAATATGCAAGTGAGGTGGCTAGCCGTTTGCTAGAATTGGAGCCGGGAGAGCATAGCACTTATGTTTTGCTCTCAGACATGTACCGACAAATTAAGAAGTGGGATAAAATAGCTAATATTAAGAGGCTGATGAGGGAAAGGAGTGTCAGTAAGGTACCTGGTTGGAGTTGGATAGAACTTCAAAACGAGGTACATGCTTTCAATGCAGAGGATCTATCACATCCTCGTTGCCGTGAAATTTATTCGAAATTGAGAGAATTGACAGATGAAATCATGTTCTCTGAATCTGAAAATGCTAGTGGTTTAACGGTTTCTATGGCTGATCTGGAATCAGTGGTATAA